In Deinococcus sp. QL22, the following are encoded in one genomic region:
- a CDS encoding acetyl ornithine aminotransferase family protein has translation MTTIPQPKTQPRQPILKTSLPGPKTAAIMERDSKHLSTSYMRPYPFVPDHGEGVWLTDVDGNTMLDFFAGIAVSTTGHAHPHVVKAVQEQITKFAHVCLTDYPQEITTSLAERLIAHVEKPGEKWRAFFGNSGAEAVEAAVKLARNHTGRTHIISTLGSFHGRTYGAITLTGSKTKYKRGFGPLLPGVSHVPYPNPFRPPLGSDAQFCGDAVLDHIKLLFTTVIPADEVAAIIIEPMQGEGGYIIPPMGFLKKLRGLCDQHGILLIFDEVQSGMGRTGKMFSFQQFEEYGGVQPDIITIAKGIASGMPISAMLAKESVMTWPVGSHGSTFGGNPVAAAAAHATLDLLEGVVKHPGCGSDLMTNAAQVGDYILNELRQMQTEFPFLGDVRGKGLFIGMEFVKPDGSPDGKLRDAASMAMFERGLLNLDCGESVIRISPPLTLTREEAATGLEIMREALRGL, from the coding sequence ATGACCACCATTCCCCAACCTAAAACCCAACCCCGCCAACCCATCCTCAAAACATCTCTCCCCGGCCCCAAGACCGCCGCCATCATGGAGCGGGACAGCAAGCACCTCTCCACGTCCTACATGCGCCCCTACCCCTTCGTGCCCGATCACGGCGAGGGCGTGTGGCTGACCGATGTGGACGGCAACACCATGCTGGATTTCTTCGCGGGGATTGCTGTAAGCACCACCGGACACGCGCACCCGCATGTGGTAAAGGCCGTGCAGGAGCAGATCACCAAGTTCGCCCATGTATGCCTGACCGACTACCCGCAGGAAATTACGACCAGTTTGGCCGAACGCCTGATCGCGCATGTGGAGAAACCCGGCGAGAAATGGCGTGCCTTCTTCGGGAACAGCGGCGCAGAGGCTGTAGAGGCTGCCGTTAAGTTGGCGCGGAATCACACTGGGCGCACCCACATTATTTCCACGTTGGGCAGCTTTCACGGGCGCACCTACGGCGCAATTACCCTCACGGGCAGCAAAACCAAGTACAAGCGCGGCTTCGGGCCGCTGCTGCCGGGCGTGTCGCATGTGCCGTACCCTAACCCCTTCCGCCCGCCGCTGGGCAGCGACGCTCAGTTTTGCGGCGACGCCGTGCTGGATCACATCAAGCTGCTGTTCACCACCGTGATTCCTGCCGATGAAGTGGCCGCCATCATCATCGAGCCGATGCAGGGCGAGGGCGGCTACATCATTCCGCCAATGGGTTTCCTGAAGAAGCTGCGCGGCCTGTGCGACCAGCACGGCATTCTCCTGATTTTTGACGAGGTGCAGTCGGGCATGGGGCGCACCGGAAAAATGTTCAGCTTTCAGCAGTTTGAGGAATATGGTGGCGTGCAGCCCGACATCATCACGATTGCCAAGGGGATCGCGTCGGGCATGCCCATCAGCGCCATGCTCGCCAAAGAAAGCGTGATGACCTGGCCGGTGGGATCGCACGGCAGCACCTTCGGCGGCAATCCGGTGGCAGCGGCGGCAGCCCACGCCACGCTGGATTTGCTGGAAGGCGTGGTCAAGCACCCCGGCTGCGGTTCCGACCTGATGACCAACGCCGCGCAGGTGGGCGACTACATTCTGAATGAGCTGCGGCAGATGCAGACCGAGTTCCCCTTTTTGGGCGACGTGCGCGGCAAGGGGCTGTTTATCGGTATGGAATTTGTGAAGCCCGATGGATCGCCCGACGGCAAACTGCGCGACGCAGCCAGCATGGCGATGTTCGAGCGCGGCCTGCTGAATCTGGACTGCGGTGAATCGGTGATCCGAATCAGCCCGCCGCTGACCCTGACGCGCGAAGAGGCGGCAACGGGGTTGGAAATTATGCGGGAGGCGCTGAGAGGACTGTAG
- a CDS encoding endonuclease V, protein MRLLACVDVDYREDGSARTAALLFQHWSDELETELRLHTVPLAAPYEPGAFYKRELPCLLPVLEPLAPELAAIVIDGYVTLDAEGSPGLGWHLFQALGGAVPVIGVAKTAFRGSAHAQAVQRGSALRPLYVTAAGIDVLDAAEHLRQMAGPYRMPTLLGRVDRACRAAV, encoded by the coding sequence ATGAGATTACTGGCCTGTGTGGACGTGGATTACCGCGAAGATGGCAGCGCCCGCACCGCCGCGTTGCTGTTCCAACATTGGAGTGATGAGCTAGAAACAGAACTCCGGCTGCATACTGTCCCACTGGCCGCGCCCTACGAACCGGGGGCGTTTTATAAGCGGGAATTGCCCTGCCTGCTGCCTGTGCTGGAGCCGTTGGCCCCGGAACTGGCCGCAATTGTCATAGACGGGTACGTGACGCTGGACGCTGAGGGAAGCCCCGGCCTGGGCTGGCACCTGTTTCAGGCGTTGGGCGGGGCGGTTCCGGTGATCGGGGTGGCTAAAACGGCTTTTCGGGGGTCGGCCCATGCACAGGCCGTGCAGCGTGGGTCGGCCCTTCGGCCCCTCTATGTCACCGCCGCCGGAATAGATGTGCTGGACGCAGCGGAGCATCTGCGCCAGATGGCCGGGCCTTACCGAATGCCCACGCTTTTGGGGCGGGTAGACCGGGCCTGCCGAGCCGCAGTCTGA
- a CDS encoding aminodeoxychorismate/anthranilate synthase component II, giving the protein MRVLLIDNYDSFTYNLVQYFGELGCHLTVWRNDEFTLEQVRSLNPDAIVVSPGPCTPLEAGLSVNVIRELGPSVPMLGVCLGHQSIGEAFGATVGRAILPVHGKTSPVQHDGSGLFAGLENGVTVTRYHSLVVRDLPPELVATAWTEDPEEQIVMALRHRDYPVYGVQFHPESIATEGGMAMLGNFLDVVREHRAAKVGA; this is encoded by the coding sequence ATCCGTGTCCTGCTGATCGACAACTACGATTCTTTTACCTATAACCTCGTGCAGTATTTTGGAGAACTGGGCTGCCACCTGACCGTGTGGCGCAACGATGAATTTACGCTGGAGCAGGTGCGCTCTCTGAATCCGGATGCCATCGTGGTGTCGCCGGGGCCATGTACGCCGCTGGAAGCAGGTCTGAGCGTGAACGTGATCCGCGAGTTGGGGCCAAGCGTGCCGATGCTGGGCGTGTGCCTGGGTCATCAGAGCATTGGCGAGGCGTTTGGGGCGACGGTGGGGCGGGCCATCTTGCCTGTGCATGGCAAAACCAGCCCCGTGCAGCATGACGGTTCGGGCCTGTTCGCGGGGCTGGAAAACGGCGTGACCGTGACCCGGTATCACTCGCTGGTGGTGCGCGATTTGCCGCCCGAATTGGTAGCGACGGCGTGGACAGAAGACCCTGAGGAGCAGATCGTGATGGCGCTGCGTCACCGCGATTATCCGGTGTACGGCGTGCAATTCCACCCCGAAAGCATTGCTACGGAAGGCGGCATGGCGATGCTGGGTAACTTTTTGGATGTGGTGCGGGAACACCGAGCGGCTAAGGTGGGGGCATGA
- the trpD gene encoding anthranilate phosphoribosyltransferase — MIHTRLMNSEQLTQEEAAGFMREVMAGDVSGVRLAAALAALRVRGETPAEIAGFAQAMRESAVRVNVTPREVLLDVVGTGGDGAHTFNISTTTAFVVAGAGVPVAKHGNRAASSRAGSADVLESLGVNLDAGPDLIAEAVNTLGVGFMFARNYHPALRHAAPVRADLAARTVFNILGPLSNPAGATHLVVGVYSPALTRPMAEVLRLLGTKGAMIVNGSGLDEFTVSGPNTLTTLHGGELTDSVLHPEEVGVSLHPKEAIVGGNPAENAEITRALLTGGGTPAQRDIVALNSGAALCVAGRVGSIREGVVQARAVMAGGQAWELLQRYAALTRREALA, encoded by the coding sequence ATGATTCATACCCGCCTGATGAACAGCGAGCAACTGACCCAGGAAGAAGCGGCGGGCTTTATGCGCGAGGTGATGGCGGGCGACGTGAGCGGCGTGCGCTTGGCGGCGGCGTTGGCGGCCCTGCGCGTGCGGGGCGAAACGCCTGCCGAGATTGCCGGGTTCGCGCAGGCCATGCGGGAAAGTGCCGTGCGCGTGAACGTGACCCCGCGTGAAGTCCTGCTGGATGTGGTGGGCACGGGCGGCGACGGGGCACACACCTTCAATATCAGCACCACGACGGCCTTTGTGGTGGCTGGGGCAGGCGTACCCGTCGCCAAGCACGGCAACCGCGCCGCCAGCAGCCGCGCCGGAAGTGCCGATGTGCTGGAATCGCTGGGCGTGAATCTGGACGCCGGGCCAGACCTGATTGCCGAGGCCGTGAATACGCTGGGCGTGGGCTTCATGTTTGCCCGCAATTACCACCCGGCCCTGCGCCACGCCGCGCCCGTCCGGGCTGATCTGGCGGCCCGCACGGTGTTCAACATTCTGGGGCCGCTCTCCAACCCCGCCGGAGCCACGCATCTGGTGGTGGGCGTATACAGTCCGGCCCTCACACGCCCGATGGCCGAAGTGTTGCGGCTTCTCGGAACAAAGGGCGCGATGATCGTCAACGGCAGTGGGCTGGATGAATTCACGGTCAGCGGCCCCAATACCCTGACCACGCTGCACGGCGGCGAACTGACCGATTCGGTGCTGCATCCCGAAGAGGTAGGCGTGAGCCTGCACCCTAAAGAGGCGATTGTGGGTGGCAATCCCGCCGAGAATGCCGAAATTACCCGCGCCCTGCTGACGGGCGGCGGAACCCCGGCCCAACGCGACATCGTGGCCCTGAATTCGGGAGCGGCCCTGTGCGTGGCCGGGCGCGTAGGCAGCATTCGCGAAGGCGTGGTGCAGGCGCGGGCAGTGATGGCAGGCGGGCAAGCGTGGGAGTTGTTGCAGCGGTACGCGGCGTTGACGCGCAGGGAAGCGCTGGCCTAG
- a CDS encoding Lrp/AsnC family transcriptional regulator, whose product MKHSGGSLDPLDHRILGELQTDSRLSMRELGRRVGLSAPAVTERVRRLEDAEIILGYGIRVAPKPLGRTITAFIGVQDSGRNDPTLVRWATRSDSVLECHSVTGDNSCILKVAVPDVGALETMLGELIQMGFTCDTSIVLSTPLEGKLMLPPK is encoded by the coding sequence ATGAAGCATTCCGGCGGGTCGCTCGATCCTCTTGACCACCGCATTTTGGGAGAACTGCAAACCGACTCCCGCCTGTCTATGCGCGAACTGGGCAGGCGCGTGGGCCTCAGCGCCCCTGCCGTGACCGAGCGGGTGCGCCGCCTCGAGGACGCCGAAATCATCCTCGGCTACGGCATCCGCGTGGCCCCCAAGCCGCTGGGCCGCACTATTACGGCCTTTATTGGCGTGCAGGACAGCGGGCGCAACGATCCCACGCTGGTGCGCTGGGCCACCCGCAGCGACAGCGTGCTGGAATGCCACTCGGTCACGGGCGACAATTCCTGCATCCTGAAGGTGGCTGTGCCTGATGTGGGCGCACTGGAAACCATGCTGGGAGAACTGATTCAGATGGGCTTTACCTGCGATACCAGCATCGTGCTGAGTACCCCGCTGGAAGGCAAGCTGATGCTGCCGCCGAAGTGA
- the serA gene encoding phosphoglycerate dehydrogenase, which produces MTAPLPTAPAVPVTPLRVLICDEMNPGNLVHSGFELDYEGNMPREEILRLLPEYDALITRSRTKVDRELIDAAGPRLKVIGRGGVGVDNIDLDYASLRGLLVLNAPESNNVSAAELAIMHLMAAARGLTRSDSKTRQGVWDRKFLGLELKDRTLGIVGLGRIGSIVADRAQGLRLNVVAFDPYVPDSKFERLGVKRAATLDELLPQVDFLTVHTPLTDETTGMVGARELALMRPDSIVVNAARGGIIEEQALVDALHSGHLFGAGVDVFVDEPPTPDHIFLSAPNLGITAHLGANTREAQERVGAEIVARVLAALHGDVSKGAVNAPALDAKTLELLGGHLDLGGKLGRILAQLLPGAHNIEVTFQGEFPADPVPVVTAVLVGYLSGSTDELPNMINARALAKERGLNVAIREVADSPDYQTEVIVKVFSGGGEEKERTRTVGGTVFGRSPRLTRLRDYRVELEPQGFILIASNQDKPGAVAKLSNLLGTWGVNIAGMALGRAQKGGEALFTLTLDDGLNPEQLQAIRDLDVIDSAYIVRV; this is translated from the coding sequence ATGACTGCGCCCCTGCCCACTGCTCCCGCTGTGCCCGTCACGCCACTGCGCGTATTGATCTGCGACGAGATGAACCCTGGAAACCTCGTGCACAGCGGCTTTGAGCTTGATTATGAAGGCAATATGCCGCGTGAAGAAATCCTGCGCCTCCTGCCCGAATACGACGCGCTGATTACCCGCAGCCGTACCAAAGTAGACCGCGAACTGATCGACGCCGCTGGCCCGCGCCTGAAAGTGATCGGACGCGGCGGCGTGGGCGTAGACAACATTGATCTGGATTACGCCAGCTTGCGCGGGTTGCTGGTGCTGAATGCGCCCGAAAGCAACAACGTGAGCGCCGCAGAACTGGCGATCATGCACCTGATGGCCGCCGCGCGTGGCCTGACCCGCAGCGACAGCAAGACCCGGCAGGGCGTGTGGGATCGCAAATTTCTGGGACTGGAACTCAAAGACCGCACGCTGGGGATCGTGGGCCTGGGGCGCATCGGCTCCATCGTGGCTGACCGGGCACAAGGGTTACGCCTGAATGTGGTGGCCTTCGATCCCTACGTGCCCGACAGCAAATTTGAACGTCTGGGCGTGAAGCGGGCCGCCACGCTGGATGAACTGTTGCCGCAGGTGGACTTTCTGACCGTGCATACCCCCCTGACCGACGAAACCACTGGCATGGTCGGCGCACGCGAACTGGCCCTCATGCGTCCCGATTCCATCGTGGTGAATGCGGCACGCGGCGGCATTATCGAGGAGCAGGCACTCGTAGATGCTCTGCATTCCGGCCACCTGTTCGGCGCGGGCGTGGATGTGTTCGTAGACGAGCCGCCCACCCCCGACCACATCTTTCTGTCGGCCCCCAATTTGGGCATTACCGCGCACCTGGGCGCAAATACCCGTGAGGCACAGGAGCGAGTGGGCGCGGAAATCGTGGCCCGCGTACTGGCCGCCCTGCACGGCGACGTGAGCAAGGGAGCCGTGAACGCCCCCGCGCTGGACGCCAAAACGCTGGAACTGTTGGGCGGGCATCTGGATTTGGGCGGCAAACTGGGCCGCATCTTGGCGCAACTGCTGCCCGGCGCACACAATATAGAAGTGACTTTTCAGGGCGAATTCCCGGCAGACCCTGTCCCGGTGGTGACGGCGGTGCTGGTGGGCTATCTGAGCGGCAGCACCGACGAATTGCCCAACATGATCAATGCCCGAGCCCTCGCCAAAGAACGCGGCCTGAACGTGGCGATCCGCGAAGTGGCCGACAGCCCCGACTACCAGACCGAAGTGATCGTAAAGGTGTTCAGCGGTGGAGGCGAAGAAAAAGAGCGCACCCGTACGGTGGGCGGCACGGTCTTTGGCCGCAGCCCCCGACTGACGCGCCTGCGGGATTACCGCGTGGAACTGGAACCACAGGGCTTTATTCTGATCGCCAGCAACCAGGACAAGCCCGGCGCAGTCGCCAAACTCAGCAACCTGTTGGGCACCTGGGGCGTCAACATTGCAGGCATGGCGCTGGGCCGCGCCCAAAAAGGGGGCGAGGCGCTGTTTACCCTGACGCTGGACGACGGCCTGAACCCGGAGCAGTTGCAGGCCATCCGTGATCTTGACGTGATCGACTCGGCGTACATCGTGCGGGTCTAA
- the trpE gene encoding anthranilate synthase component I: MTAPSVSAPRTALNVAVRELNADLDTPVTAYLKVAQGERVSFLLESVEAGEKLGRYSFIGVGESGRFEYHAGQVKSTGAFGDYEGAEADPLARLYNSVTRPVAIPAGLPALIGGAVGYASYDIVRAYERLPDTNPDELHVPDALFIAPRGMVIYDHLRHRLLAVATAEAQEDAEAQADALSVKLRGPMPAEIPGTEPTQAPQFSSNFTPQGYMDAVEQALEYIRAGDIFQVVPSQRFSADLTVHPFALYRALRRVNPSPYLGYLALGDVTLVASSPESLLRSDGQTIITRPIAGTRVRGQTDEQDAALADELLADEKERAEHLMLVDLGRNDIGRVSNYGTVRVQDAFSIEKYSHVMHIVSTVTGQLREGQTPLNALASVLPMGTVSGAPKIRAMQIIDELEPTRRGPYGGSFGYIAFDGSLDMALTLRTMVIAGGKVHIQAGAGIVADSDPASEEQETRSKAAALMRAVEMAAGGL; encoded by the coding sequence ATGACTGCACCTTCCGTCTCTGCCCCACGCACCGCCCTGAACGTGGCCGTGCGCGAACTGAATGCCGATTTGGACACCCCCGTGACCGCGTACCTGAAGGTGGCGCAGGGCGAACGCGTCAGCTTTTTGCTGGAAAGTGTGGAGGCGGGCGAGAAATTGGGCCGCTACTCCTTTATTGGCGTGGGCGAAAGCGGGCGCTTTGAATACCATGCCGGACAGGTGAAGAGTACGGGCGCATTTGGCGACTACGAGGGCGCGGAGGCCGACCCACTGGCCCGCCTGTACAACTCGGTGACCCGGCCTGTAGCAATTCCCGCTGGACTGCCCGCCCTGATCGGCGGCGCGGTGGGCTACGCGTCCTACGACATTGTTCGCGCCTACGAACGCCTGCCCGACACCAACCCCGACGAACTCCACGTGCCCGACGCCCTGTTTATCGCGCCACGCGGCATGGTGATTTATGACCACTTGCGCCACCGGTTGTTGGCGGTGGCGACTGCTGAGGCTCAGGAGGACGCCGAAGCGCAGGCCGACGCCCTTTCGGTCAAGTTGCGCGGCCCCATGCCCGCAGAAATTCCCGGCACCGAACCTACCCAAGCGCCGCAATTTTCCAGCAACTTCACGCCGCAGGGCTACATGGACGCCGTGGAGCAGGCGTTGGAATACATCCGGGCCGGAGACATCTTTCAGGTGGTGCCCTCGCAGCGGTTTAGCGCCGACCTGACGGTGCATCCATTCGCGCTGTACCGTGCCCTGCGCCGCGTGAATCCCAGCCCCTATCTGGGTTATCTGGCACTGGGAGACGTGACGCTCGTTGCCAGCAGCCCCGAAAGCCTGCTCAGAAGTGACGGCCAGACCATCATCACCCGGCCCATTGCGGGCACGCGAGTCCGCGGCCAAACCGACGAGCAAGACGCCGCACTGGCCGACGAGCTGTTGGCCGACGAGAAGGAACGCGCCGAACATCTGATGCTGGTGGACTTGGGCCGCAACGACATAGGCCGGGTCAGCAACTACGGCACGGTGCGCGTGCAGGACGCCTTTTCTATCGAGAAATACAGCCACGTGATGCACATCGTGTCTACGGTGACGGGCCAGTTGCGCGAGGGCCAGACGCCGCTGAATGCCCTTGCCAGCGTGCTGCCGATGGGTACGGTGTCGGGCGCACCCAAAATCCGGGCCATGCAGATCATCGACGAACTCGAACCGACCCGACGTGGGCCTTATGGCGGCAGCTTCGGCTACATCGCCTTCGACGGTAGTTTGGATATGGCCCTGACTCTCCGGACGATGGTCATTGCGGGTGGCAAAGTGCATATTCAGGCCGGAGCCGGAATCGTGGCCGACAGCGACCCCGCCAGCGAGGAGCAGGAAACGCGCAGTAAAGCGGCGGCGCTGATGCGGGCGGTGGAGATGGCGGCGGGGGGGCTGTGA
- a CDS encoding KamA family radical SAM protein, whose product MPSPHTLHPQATTRSQMMLPRNHRAPKWADVPDEQWYDWKWQLKNRINTVAELEEVIRLTESERIGASAEGIFRLDITPYFASLMDAEDPTCPVRRQVIPTHHELEPFMSMMEDSLAEDKHSPVPGLVHRYPDRVLMLVTTQCASYCRYCTRSRIVGDPTETFNPAEYEAQLNYLRNTPQVRDVLLSGGDPLTLAPKVLGRLLAELRKIEHIEIIRIGTRVPVFMPMRVTQELCDVLSENHPVWMNIHVNHPREITPEVADACDRLTRAGVPLGNQSVLLRGVNDHAVIMQKLLRELVKIRVRPYYIYQCDLVHGAGHLRTTVSKGLEIMESLRGHTSGYSIPTYVVDAPGGGGKIPVAPNYVLSHSPDKLILRNFEGYIAAYSEPNDYTGPDMAVPPEWQRKEPGQSGIYGLMEGERISIEPKEFAESRHRPGSTQHRLNSREDKWAAHGIGVEVSVTDTAPDGMIQVPVSGD is encoded by the coding sequence ATGCCCAGTCCCCACACCCTGCACCCCCAAGCCACCACCCGCAGCCAGATGATGCTGCCCCGCAACCACCGCGCTCCCAAATGGGCCGACGTGCCCGACGAGCAGTGGTACGACTGGAAATGGCAACTGAAGAACCGCATCAACACAGTGGCCGAGCTGGAAGAAGTGATCCGCCTGACTGAGTCCGAGCGCATCGGGGCCAGCGCGGAAGGCATTTTCCGGCTGGACATCACGCCCTATTTTGCCAGCCTGATGGACGCCGAAGACCCGACCTGCCCGGTGCGGCGTCAGGTCATCCCGACCCACCACGAGTTGGAACCGTTCATGTCGATGATGGAAGACAGCCTCGCGGAAGACAAGCATTCGCCGGTGCCGGGGCTGGTTCACCGCTACCCAGACCGCGTGCTGATGCTGGTGACGACGCAGTGCGCCTCCTATTGCCGCTACTGCACCCGCAGCCGGATCGTGGGCGACCCCACCGAAACGTTTAACCCTGCCGAGTACGAGGCGCAACTGAACTACCTGCGGAACACGCCCCAGGTGCGCGACGTGCTGCTGTCGGGCGGCGATCCGCTGACGCTGGCCCCCAAAGTGCTGGGCCGCCTGCTGGCCGAACTCCGCAAGATCGAGCACATCGAAATTATCCGGATTGGCACCCGCGTGCCCGTGTTCATGCCCATGCGCGTGACTCAGGAACTCTGCGACGTGCTGAGTGAAAATCACCCGGTCTGGATGAACATTCATGTGAACCATCCCCGTGAAATTACGCCGGAAGTGGCCGATGCCTGTGACCGCCTCACGCGGGCAGGCGTGCCGCTGGGCAACCAGAGCGTGCTGCTGCGCGGCGTGAACGACCATGCGGTCATCATGCAAAAGCTGCTGCGCGAACTGGTGAAAATCCGGGTGCGGCCCTACTACATCTACCAGTGTGACCTCGTTCACGGCGCGGGCCACCTGCGAACCACCGTCAGCAAGGGGCTGGAAATCATGGAAAGCCTGCGCGGGCATACCAGCGGTTACAGCATTCCGACCTACGTGGTAGACGCACCCGGCGGCGGCGGCAAGATTCCAGTGGCCCCCAATTACGTGCTGAGCCACAGCCCCGACAAGCTGATTTTGCGGAACTTTGAGGGCTACATTGCCGCCTACAGCGAGCCGAACGACTACACCGGGCCGGATATGGCTGTGCCCCCGGAATGGCAGCGCAAGGAACCCGGCCAGAGTGGGATTTACGGCCTAATGGAAGGCGAGCGCATCTCGATTGAACCCAAAGAATTTGCCGAAAGCCGCCACCGCCCCGGCTCCACGCAGCACCGTCTGAACAGCCGCGAAGACAAATGGGCCGCGCACGGGATTGGTGTAGAAGTGAGTGTCACGGATACCGCGCCGGACGGGATGATTCAGGTGCCGGTGAGTGGGGACTGA
- a CDS encoding Panacea domain-containing protein — translation MTATQTESPSAPAYGDPTRTGYAAEVVANAFLELARAEGRTLTQMQVNKLVFIAHGWALALMGRPLTYNTFHAWQRGPVAPRLWEHWRTLGRQPIRDVLPVSAAEPRLEDDADALNLIRGIWVTYGQKSGEELSNLTHLQGTPWAQTYGLSNDLIPNEITREYYVDLLRGA, via the coding sequence ATGACCGCCACCCAGACCGAATCTCCCTCCGCACCCGCATACGGCGACCCGACCCGCACCGGGTACGCTGCCGAGGTGGTGGCGAATGCCTTTCTGGAATTGGCACGGGCAGAGGGCCGCACGCTGACGCAGATGCAGGTCAACAAATTGGTGTTTATCGCGCATGGGTGGGCCTTGGCACTCATGGGCCGCCCGCTGACCTACAACACCTTTCATGCGTGGCAGCGCGGGCCGGTGGCCCCAAGGTTATGGGAGCATTGGCGCACGCTGGGGCGGCAGCCTATCCGTGATGTTCTTCCCGTGTCGGCAGCCGAGCCTCGCCTGGAAGACGACGCAGACGCGTTGAATCTGATCCGGGGCATCTGGGTGACGTATGGGCAGAAAAGCGGTGAGGAATTGTCGAATCTCACGCACCTGCAGGGCACGCCCTGGGCACAGACCTACGGCCTCTCCAACGACCTGATTCCCAACGAGATTACCCGTGAGTATTACGTGGATCTCCTGCGTGGCGCGTGA
- a CDS encoding aminoglycoside phosphotransferase family protein has product MDITVSLVRQLVAGQFPQWASLPVARVAWGGWDNRTFHLGSEMLVRLPSAEGYVPQVAKEHRWLPLLAPLLPLPIPAPLALGGPAEGYPWPWSVYGWLEGESALQNPPHDLTAFAKALADFLAALQGIDANGGPPPGVQNFFRGGPLTTYDSGTRQAIADLGGEIEAQAALEVWDTALSATWHGPPVWFHGDVAAGNLLVQGDCLSAVIDFGCAGVGDPACDLSIAWTLFSGQSCEAFRAALPLDEGTWARGRGWALWKALITLAEYRLSDEIKAAEARRVLAEVLGEKLL; this is encoded by the coding sequence TTGGACATCACCGTTTCTTTGGTTCGGCAACTCGTGGCGGGCCAGTTTCCCCAGTGGGCCAGCTTGCCTGTAGCCCGTGTTGCGTGGGGCGGCTGGGACAACCGAACCTTCCATCTGGGGTCAGAAATGCTGGTGCGCCTGCCGAGTGCTGAAGGGTACGTGCCTCAAGTCGCCAAGGAACACCGTTGGCTGCCGTTGTTGGCTCCGCTGCTGCCGCTGCCGATTCCCGCGCCGCTGGCCCTGGGTGGGCCTGCCGAGGGTTACCCGTGGCCCTGGTCGGTGTATGGCTGGTTAGAAGGGGAGAGTGCGCTCCAGAATCCGCCCCACGATTTGACTGCGTTTGCAAAGGCGTTGGCTGACTTTTTGGCCGCTCTGCAAGGCATAGACGCCAATGGTGGCCCGCCGCCCGGTGTGCAGAACTTCTTTCGGGGCGGGCCGCTGACCACCTACGACAGCGGAACCCGGCAGGCCATAGCCGATTTGGGTGGCGAGATTGAGGCACAGGCCGCGCTAGAGGTTTGGGACACGGCCCTGTCTGCCACCTGGCACGGCCCGCCTGTCTGGTTTCATGGCGATGTGGCCGCCGGAAATCTGTTGGTGCAGGGGGACTGCCTGAGCGCCGTCATCGACTTCGGCTGTGCAGGCGTGGGCGATCCCGCCTGTGACCTCAGCATCGCCTGGACGCTGTTTTCGGGCCAGAGCTGCGAGGCTTTCCGCGCTGCCTTGCCACTGGATGAGGGGACTTGGGCAAGGGGCCGAGGCTGGGCACTCTGGAAAGCGTTGATTACGCTGGCCGAATACCGTTTGAGTGATGAGATAAAGGCGGCAGAAGCACGTCGGGTGCTGGCTGAAGTCTTGGGCGAGAAACTGCTCTAG